A window of Pyrobaculum aerophilum str. IM2 contains these coding sequences:
- a CDS encoding Lrp/AsnC family transcriptional regulator: MDAKTIDLLMEVQYNFPLVERPFLAVAERINASEEWVINRLREAVVEGILKRIGAILNYRSRGLIAALVGMAVPENIIEDVAAEVNKDPYVSHNFQRDYKPYNLWFVTKAQTKEELESKVAAVAKKFGLEYIILYSLRSYKVDVRFDLRRGISWTRGYIMPESPPSISQAGVPMAFFGKIKSLPLTPEPFKEAAQILGVSVQEALRKIKELIELGVLRDLHATLDGEKVGFKENAMVVMRDIKCEDIAMLPISTHVVLRNTVPGRWEYPCYFMVHGVSRQVIEDYVRNALKGLGVSEYKLLYSVKDFLGGMEMGKRVEKVAED; encoded by the coding sequence ATGGACGCCAAAACAATTGACTTATTAATGGAAGTGCAGTATAACTTCCCGCTAGTTGAAAGGCCTTTTCTAGCTGTCGCCGAAAGAATTAACGCCAGCGAGGAGTGGGTGATAAACAGGCTGAGAGAGGCCGTGGTTGAGGGAATTCTGAAAAGGATTGGGGCGATTTTAAATTACAGAAGCCGGGGGCTTATCGCGGCTCTTGTGGGAATGGCCGTCCCTGAGAATATTATTGAGGACGTGGCCGCCGAGGTCAACAAAGACCCCTATGTGAGCCATAACTTCCAGCGGGATTACAAGCCGTATAACCTCTGGTTTGTGACAAAGGCGCAGACAAAAGAAGAGCTTGAGTCTAAAGTCGCCGCAGTCGCCAAGAAATTCGGCCTGGAGTATATTATCCTGTACTCTCTGAGGAGTTATAAAGTAGACGTCAGATTTGACCTCCGCAGGGGCATCTCCTGGACGCGGGGGTATATAATGCCGGAAAGCCCTCCCAGCATATCGCAAGCCGGCGTGCCCATGGCGTTTTTCGGCAAAATAAAATCCCTGCCGCTAACGCCGGAGCCTTTTAAAGAGGCCGCTCAAATCCTCGGCGTTTCGGTGCAAGAGGCCCTCCGCAAAATTAAAGAGTTGATAGAGCTCGGCGTCCTCCGCGATCTCCACGCCACTCTTGACGGGGAAAAAGTCGGCTTTAAAGAAAACGCCATGGTGGTTATGAGAGATATTAAATGTGAAGACATTGCCATGTTGCCCATTTCCACTCACGTCGTGTTGAGGAATACAGTGCCTGGGAGGTGGGAGTATCCCTGTTACTTCATGGTCCATGGAGTCTCGAGACAAGTCATAGAGGATTACGTCAGAAATGCCCTGAAAGGCCTTGGCGTCTCTGAGTACAAGCTTCTATACAGCGTAAAGGATTTCCTAGGGGGTATGGAGATGGGTAAAAGAGTAGAAAAAGTAGCCGAGGATTAG
- the hemB gene encoding porphobilinogen synthase, producing the protein MRFPVTRPRRLRASKLIREAVAETSLDSSDFIYPIFVKPSGPREPISSMPGQYRWPVGEELVKHVEEALSLGVNKVILFGVVPDEVKDAQGSPGYDPQGVVPKAIRLLKEAFGDKLLIFADVCLCEYTEHGHCGVVRERRGRWYVDNDETIKLYAKEAVAYADAGADFVAPSGMMDGQVAEIRKALDSHGFHDVGIMAYSAKYASAFYGPFRVAAASAPKFGDRRTYQMDPRNAYEAVKEVMLDLEEGADIVMVKPALAYLDVIKIVKTHYPWAPLAAYNVSGEYAMVKAAASLGYIDERVVTLEILTAIKRAGANLILTYHALEAARWLKEGSPF; encoded by the coding sequence ATGAGATTTCCAGTTACAAGGCCTAGGAGGCTTAGGGCGAGCAAGCTCATTAGGGAAGCAGTGGCGGAGACCTCGCTGGATTCAAGCGATTTTATATATCCTATATTTGTCAAGCCTTCCGGGCCGAGGGAGCCCATCTCCTCAATGCCCGGGCAGTACAGATGGCCCGTTGGCGAGGAGTTGGTGAAACACGTTGAGGAGGCCCTATCCCTAGGAGTAAACAAAGTGATTTTATTCGGCGTTGTTCCAGACGAAGTAAAAGACGCCCAAGGCTCTCCAGGCTACGACCCCCAGGGGGTTGTTCCCAAGGCAATCCGCCTTTTAAAAGAGGCGTTTGGCGACAAGTTATTAATATTCGCCGACGTATGTCTCTGCGAGTATACAGAACACGGCCACTGCGGCGTTGTGAGGGAGAGGAGGGGGAGGTGGTACGTGGACAACGACGAGACTATAAAACTATACGCAAAAGAGGCTGTGGCGTATGCAGACGCGGGGGCGGACTTCGTCGCGCCTAGTGGCATGATGGATGGACAAGTGGCGGAGATAAGAAAGGCGCTGGACTCCCATGGGTTTCACGACGTGGGGATTATGGCCTACAGCGCCAAATACGCCTCGGCGTTTTACGGGCCTTTCAGAGTGGCCGCTGCCTCGGCGCCTAAATTTGGCGATAGGAGGACTTACCAAATGGATCCCAGAAACGCCTATGAGGCGGTGAAGGAGGTAATGTTAGACTTGGAAGAGGGGGCGGATATAGTTATGGTAAAGCCGGCGCTGGCGTATTTAGACGTCATTAAAATCGTGAAGACTCACTACCCCTGGGCCCCCTTAGCCGCCTACAACGTATCAGGGGAGTACGCCATGGTGAAAGCCGCCGCCTCCCTCGGCTATATAGACGAGCGCGTAGTAACGCTGGAGATACTTACGGCGATAAAGAGGGCAGGCGCCAACTTAATACTAACGTACCACGCGTTAGAGGCGGCGAGGTGGTTGAAAGAGGGCTCACCTTTTTAA
- a CDS encoding precorrin-2 dehydrogenase/sirohydrochlorin ferrochelatase family protein has translation MKIPLWVEASRMKVVIFGGGSVGTRRAKFFSSAGEKVRVLAREISPELRGMGVEVKIVDLNSYDPAGDILWADIVVIAVDNPQLAERLFKLAESMGKLVNDATDAARTHVVVPYERAIEGIRVAVTSEGAAGTPARLSLEVIEDCIKRSWIPTFYEVYRQLKKEAKEAIADVRARLSFYQALSGDEAFMTLVKNGKTAEALARGREILSKFVNTSHKS, from the coding sequence GTGAAAATTCCCTTGTGGGTAGAGGCTTCTAGGATGAAAGTCGTCATATTCGGCGGGGGTTCAGTCGGCACGCGTCGGGCCAAGTTTTTCTCCTCTGCCGGCGAGAAGGTGAGGGTGTTGGCGAGGGAGATCTCTCCCGAACTGCGGGGGATGGGGGTTGAGGTAAAGATTGTCGACTTAAACAGCTACGACCCGGCGGGCGATATACTCTGGGCTGACATAGTCGTTATTGCTGTGGACAATCCCCAGCTGGCCGAGAGGCTGTTTAAACTGGCCGAGTCCATGGGCAAGCTTGTAAACGATGCCACTGACGCCGCGCGGACTCACGTAGTGGTGCCATACGAGAGGGCGATAGAGGGTATACGCGTCGCCGTGACGAGCGAAGGCGCCGCTGGCACGCCGGCCAGGCTATCACTTGAAGTAATAGAGGACTGCATTAAGCGTAGTTGGATACCTACTTTTTATGAGGTGTATAGACAGTTAAAAAAGGAGGCGAAAGAAGCCATAGCGGATGTGAGGGCTAGGCTGAGCTTTTATCAAGCCCTGAGCGGAGATGAGGCATTTATGACGTTAGTGAAAAACGGCAAGACGGCAGAGGCGCTGGCGAGGGGGAGGGAGATACTGTCAAAATTTGTAAATACTTCACATAAATCATGA
- a CDS encoding uroporphyrinogen-III synthase — translation MEAEVVVVRLKEGPCPEGATCISIGWVELRKNVVVPDGDYLVVMSPVVADVVNLAELKKRFKCIICVGPSTAERVGGCVVPREFTSFGIARLLKEMAPGRVVVLRSSAGNEVLRSLMPEVIEVPVYDIYIDEGKLKEATRLIESAKTVVLTSSTVAEAVARRADLGGKVVVAIGRVTSEKLKELGVRHIVAEESTIKNAVWTALNALRRGAK, via the coding sequence ATGGAAGCGGAGGTTGTAGTGGTTAGGCTTAAAGAGGGGCCTTGCCCGGAGGGGGCAACGTGTATTTCTATTGGCTGGGTCGAGCTCCGGAAAAACGTCGTAGTGCCCGACGGAGATTACCTAGTGGTGATGAGTCCCGTGGTGGCCGACGTAGTTAATCTCGCGGAGTTGAAGAAGAGGTTTAAGTGCATTATATGCGTGGGCCCCTCTACCGCCGAGAGAGTCGGCGGCTGTGTAGTGCCGAGAGAGTTCACGAGTTTTGGAATAGCCCGCCTTTTGAAAGAAATGGCGCCTGGCAGAGTAGTGGTCTTGCGCTCCAGCGCCGGTAATGAAGTTTTGCGATCTTTAATGCCGGAGGTTATTGAAGTGCCGGTGTACGATATATATATTGACGAGGGGAAATTAAAAGAAGCTACGAGGTTAATTGAAAGCGCTAAGACCGTGGTCCTCACAAGTTCTACAGTGGCAGAGGCCGTCGCCCGGCGGGCAGATCTCGGCGGCAAGGTCGTGGTTGCAATTGGAAGGGTCACTTCGGAGAAGCTTAAAGAGCTGGGGGTGCGGCACATCGTCGCCGAAGAGTCGACAATTAAAAACGCCGTGTGGACGGCGCTAAATGCGTTAAGGCGCGGCGCTAAGTAG
- the cobA gene encoding uroporphyrinogen-III C-methyltransferase has translation MGSVYIVGAGPGDPELITVKGLRLIERADVILHDRLVSRELLKAAKPGALIIDVGKSPGGVGPSQEEINKMLLSYATSYDIVVRLHGGDPLVFGRGFEECKYLVERGIPCEIVPGVTSGLAAPAKYYIPPVLRGVASSVALVTGREDPSKGTRQVDFKKLASAVDTIIIYMGASVAGDVARELIAGGLSPNTPVAVIKSAFFPDEEFIVTTLGGLSAVPNPSIIVVGEVVKRGVDLWKRRL, from the coding sequence GTGGGGTCAGTCTATATCGTGGGGGCTGGGCCGGGGGATCCGGAGCTCATTACAGTAAAGGGCTTGCGGCTTATTGAGAGAGCCGACGTTATTCTTCACGACAGGCTTGTCTCAAGAGAGCTTTTAAAGGCGGCGAAGCCCGGCGCTTTGATTATAGACGTAGGTAAAAGCCCAGGCGGCGTCGGGCCGAGCCAGGAGGAGATTAACAAAATGTTGTTGAGCTACGCCACGAGTTACGACATTGTAGTAAGGCTACACGGCGGCGATCCCTTGGTGTTTGGGAGGGGGTTTGAGGAGTGTAAATACCTCGTGGAGAGGGGCATTCCCTGCGAGATAGTCCCAGGCGTTACCAGCGGCTTGGCGGCTCCTGCTAAATACTACATACCCCCCGTGCTGAGAGGCGTTGCCAGCTCCGTGGCTTTAGTCACGGGGAGAGAGGATCCCTCCAAGGGGACGCGCCAAGTGGATTTTAAAAAACTGGCCTCGGCGGTAGACACCATAATTATATATATGGGAGCCTCCGTTGCTGGAGACGTGGCGAGGGAGCTAATTGCCGGAGGCCTATCGCCTAATACGCCCGTAGCTGTTATAAAATCCGCCTTCTTCCCCGACGAGGAGTTTATAGTAACTACGCTTGGCGGGCTCTCCGCCGTGCCGAATCCGAGCATAATCGTTGTGGGCGAGGTGGTAAAGAGAGGAGTAGACCTATGGAAGCGGAGGTTGTAG
- the hemL gene encoding glutamate-1-semialdehyde 2,1-aminomutase has product MLFERAKSVFPGGVNSPARALKHLPSPLVAKAASGAYLYTDRGKLVDYCMAFGAIILGHAHPRVKKAVEEQLEKGWIYALLTEQEVEFAERIRRHMPSVEKMRIVNTGTEATMSAIRAARGYTKRDVIIKFEGNFHGSHDYVLVKAGSGAATWGIPTSAGIPQEVARLTVVVPYNDIDAFIKAVREVGDRLAAVIVEPVAGNYGLIIPDVEFLKALREETQRAGALLIFDEVITGFRVGLGGAQGLFGIRPDLTTLGKVVGGGFPIGIFGGRGEVMDLVAPSGPVYNAGTYNAHPVSIAAGLAVLKELETGEPYRIANEAAERLAKGVEDVAGRLGFDVVVKRMASMFQFYFKKGDVKTPQDVRESNEKMYLKLHEIALKHGVYLTPSQYEVNFTSAAHGREVVEETLAALEKSFQELQREIG; this is encoded by the coding sequence GTGCTCTTTGAGAGAGCCAAGTCTGTGTTTCCCGGCGGAGTCAACTCGCCGGCCCGCGCCCTTAAACACTTACCGTCGCCTCTAGTGGCCAAGGCCGCCTCAGGGGCTTATTTATACACAGACCGCGGAAAGCTTGTCGACTACTGCATGGCCTTCGGCGCCATAATCCTCGGGCACGCCCACCCCCGGGTGAAAAAAGCAGTAGAGGAGCAGTTAGAAAAGGGGTGGATATACGCCTTGCTGACAGAGCAGGAGGTGGAATTCGCCGAGAGAATTAGGCGCCACATGCCCTCTGTGGAGAAAATGCGTATTGTAAACACGGGCACTGAGGCCACTATGAGCGCAATTAGAGCGGCACGCGGTTATACAAAACGCGACGTAATTATAAAATTTGAGGGAAATTTCCACGGCTCGCACGACTACGTTTTAGTTAAGGCCGGCTCCGGGGCGGCCACTTGGGGGATTCCCACCAGCGCCGGCATTCCTCAAGAAGTAGCTAGGCTAACTGTAGTCGTCCCGTATAACGACATAGACGCCTTTATTAAAGCAGTGAGGGAAGTGGGGGATAGGCTAGCCGCCGTAATTGTAGAGCCTGTGGCCGGGAATTACGGCCTTATAATTCCCGATGTGGAGTTCTTAAAGGCCCTCAGGGAGGAGACGCAACGGGCAGGGGCGTTGTTAATTTTTGACGAAGTGATAACGGGGTTTAGAGTGGGGCTGGGCGGGGCGCAGGGGCTTTTCGGCATTAGGCCGGACCTCACCACACTGGGAAAGGTAGTAGGCGGGGGGTTTCCCATTGGCATATTCGGAGGGAGGGGCGAAGTAATGGATTTAGTCGCCCCCAGCGGCCCCGTGTACAACGCCGGCACTTACAACGCCCACCCCGTATCAATTGCAGCCGGTCTCGCCGTGTTAAAAGAGCTAGAGACGGGCGAGCCGTACCGTATTGCAAACGAGGCCGCCGAGAGGCTGGCTAAGGGCGTAGAGGACGTGGCGGGGAGGCTTGGATTCGATGTAGTTGTAAAACGCATGGCGTCGATGTTCCAATTCTATTTCAAAAAAGGAGATGTAAAAACGCCGCAAGACGTCAGAGAAAGCAACGAGAAGATGTATTTAAAACTACACGAAATTGCCTTAAAACACGGCGTATATCTAACGCCATCGCAATACGAGGTCAATTTCACCTCGGCTGCCCACGGCAGAGAAGTAGTTGAGGAGACGCTGGCGGCTCTGGAGAAATCATTTCAAGAATTACAACGGGAAATCGGATAG
- a CDS encoding TIGR04053 family radical SAM/SPASM domain-containing protein — MRNVQELIRRFHEAPLLVFWESTKACPLACKHCRADAILKPLPGELTTQEGKRLIEQVAEFGDPKPLLIITGGDPLMRSDLFELIDYANSLSVPVSLAPAVSPNLNTETLKLIKESGVKSISISLDGARPETHDEIRGVPGSYKETVNAIKTAVELGVSVQVNTVVWRKSLAELPEVAYLLKNLGVKVWEVFFLIVTGRAKEELDITPEEYEAAVQFLVDVSTYGFQVRTVEAPFYRRAKLERLKGREFGHPLYNQLVERLRNLMGPPVRAVDPTIVPTRDGFGIIFIAYDGTVHPSGFLPYPLGNVRKQSLVKIYREHPLLLKMRRGEFGGRCGVCEYKDICGGSRARAFAYFKDPLAEDPACVYKPHRNL, encoded by the coding sequence ATGCGCAATGTACAGGAATTGATAAGGAGATTCCACGAGGCCCCCCTTCTCGTCTTCTGGGAGAGCACTAAGGCGTGCCCCCTCGCCTGTAAACACTGCAGGGCAGACGCCATTTTAAAGCCCCTCCCCGGCGAGTTGACAACGCAAGAGGGGAAACGCCTTATTGAACAAGTGGCCGAGTTCGGCGATCCCAAGCCCCTCCTCATAATAACTGGCGGCGATCCCCTAATGAGGTCGGATTTATTTGAGCTAATTGACTACGCCAACTCGCTTTCAGTCCCGGTGTCTCTGGCGCCGGCAGTTTCGCCGAATTTAAACACAGAGACGTTGAAGTTAATAAAAGAAAGCGGCGTGAAGTCTATTTCAATTAGTCTCGACGGGGCTAGGCCGGAGACTCACGACGAAATTAGGGGGGTACCGGGGAGTTATAAAGAGACTGTAAACGCGATAAAAACAGCGGTGGAGCTCGGCGTCTCAGTACAGGTAAACACAGTGGTGTGGAGGAAGTCCCTCGCAGAACTGCCCGAGGTTGCCTATTTGTTAAAAAATCTGGGCGTAAAGGTGTGGGAGGTGTTTTTCCTAATCGTCACCGGGAGGGCCAAGGAGGAGTTAGACATAACGCCGGAGGAGTACGAAGCCGCTGTCCAATTCCTAGTTGACGTCTCTACATACGGCTTTCAAGTGAGAACTGTCGAGGCGCCGTTTTACCGCCGCGCCAAGTTAGAGAGGCTGAAGGGAAGGGAGTTCGGCCACCCGCTCTACAACCAGCTAGTGGAGAGGCTGAGAAATCTCATGGGGCCCCCTGTCAGAGCCGTAGACCCCACCATAGTGCCCACTAGAGACGGCTTTGGCATAATTTTCATCGCGTACGACGGCACTGTGCACCCGTCGGGCTTCCTGCCCTACCCCCTGGGCAACGTAAGGAAACAAAGCCTAGTCAAAATATATCGAGAACACCCCCTCCTCTTAAAAATGCGGAGGGGAGAATTCGGCGGCAGGTGCGGAGTATGTGAGTACAAGGACATATGCGGAGGGTCGAGGGCAAGAGCCTTTGCATATTTCAAAGATCCACTAGCCGAAGACCCAGCGTGCGTCTACAAACCTCACCGAAACCTATAG
- a CDS encoding zf-TFIIB domain-containing protein has product MKLCPICGIELRPRVVYDIEIDQCPRCGGVWLDGGELNKLLTKVREYRDEYYSYEEFRAWEEEYKRRKKKGVFEFFEELFD; this is encoded by the coding sequence GTGAAGCTCTGTCCTATTTGTGGCATAGAGCTTAGGCCGCGTGTAGTATACGACATTGAAATTGATCAGTGCCCCCGATGCGGCGGCGTTTGGCTGGACGGCGGCGAGTTGAATAAACTCCTCACAAAAGTGAGAGAGTACCGCGACGAGTATTACAGCTATGAGGAATTCAGGGCATGGGAGGAGGAGTATAAGCGGAGGAAAAAGAAAGGAGTATTTGAATTCTTTGAGGAGCTATTTGACTAA
- a CDS encoding ZIP family metal transporter: MENLIPLLYGFLAGVTVLIGAVAMYKAREKLKPGHLGVLQAIAGGILAYLALETRHGAAEYVESLAKPETFPDFVTASIITTAAFVITFLALAKGERLGLRAGMSPTYATAFVIALALGVHNVGEGFAIAASLLAGALASAVLFTMGFAIHNATEGFAIVGPLLGDRNARPSLTYITALSMLAGLPVIPGVAVYYAGFNNALFIAVLNTVANASIVYALLHVNLNALSKLGGLTSYKFWASLTAGVAIAFSTESILLFALPE; this comes from the coding sequence ATGGAGAACTTAATACCGCTGTTATACGGGTTCTTGGCTGGCGTAACTGTGTTAATAGGGGCAGTGGCGATGTATAAAGCTAGGGAGAAATTAAAGCCCGGCCATCTTGGCGTTTTACAAGCAATTGCAGGCGGGATTCTGGCCTATTTAGCCCTGGAGACAAGGCACGGAGCAGCTGAATATGTTGAAAGCTTGGCTAAGCCCGAGACGTTTCCCGACTTTGTAACGGCCTCTATTATCACGACAGCGGCCTTTGTAATTACTTTCTTGGCTTTAGCCAAGGGCGAGAGGCTGGGGCTGAGGGCTGGCATGTCTCCTACTTACGCCACGGCCTTTGTCATAGCGCTGGCCTTAGGAGTGCACAACGTAGGCGAGGGCTTCGCCATCGCCGCCAGCCTTCTGGCCGGGGCGTTGGCCTCTGCCGTGCTGTTCACTATGGGCTTCGCCATACATAACGCCACTGAGGGATTTGCCATTGTAGGCCCTCTGCTGGGGGATAGAAACGCAAGGCCCTCGCTGACTTATATAACAGCGCTTTCAATGCTGGCCGGACTGCCCGTCATTCCGGGAGTCGCTGTATATTACGCCGGTTTTAACAACGCGTTGTTTATAGCTGTTTTAAACACAGTGGCAAACGCGTCTATAGTATATGCGCTGTTGCACGTAAACCTCAACGCCCTCTCAAAGCTTGGAGGCCTTACAAGCTATAAGTTCTGGGCGTCATTAACAGCGGGAGTCGCCATAGCCTTTTCCACAGAGAGTATTCTACTCTTCGCTCTGCCGGAGTAA
- a CDS encoding glutamyl-tRNA reductase yields MDLLAPLAAVILTYREVDADTLGRVGEEMKKCIEILGVKRPMFVLHTCGRVEAYLYNASEEEINSVTLRYRRYAESIRVVRGVEAARHLFRVAAGLESMLIGETDILGQVEEAFDRQVKAGFTKGLLKTIVERAIRAGKRVRAETGISRGPAGLGSLSIIYVSQLLDLTKSKVAVLGAGAVGAGLAKELAERGVAKLYILNRTLEKAVEIANKLGAEARPLTREEVQKCLMECDVVFSSVHSLEYVIDRVPDGAVVKIIVDLGVPQTVAPGLPVRVVRLSDLKQLAEKYSEARKQEAARAEAIVEEELAKLPQILARRYIEEAVSHLLEKAMEVAEEEGKRAGCPTAVLAARTTVKRTLFPIIEVLKKMAEDGRLEDAVKVVEILRSQKPLLRQSEE; encoded by the coding sequence ATGGATCTCTTAGCCCCTCTTGCCGCTGTCATTTTAACGTACAGAGAAGTAGATGCCGATACCCTCGGCAGAGTGGGGGAGGAGATGAAGAAGTGTATTGAGATACTGGGCGTCAAGAGGCCGATGTTTGTCCTCCACACATGTGGCCGGGTAGAGGCGTATCTCTACAACGCCTCTGAGGAGGAAATAAACTCCGTAACGTTGCGTTACAGGCGCTATGCGGAGTCCATACGCGTTGTAAGGGGAGTTGAGGCCGCTAGGCATTTATTCCGCGTGGCCGCAGGTCTTGAGTCCATGCTTATAGGAGAGACCGACATCCTGGGCCAAGTGGAAGAGGCCTTTGATAGGCAAGTTAAAGCCGGCTTCACTAAGGGGCTTTTAAAAACTATAGTTGAGAGGGCAATTAGGGCGGGGAAGAGAGTCAGGGCGGAGACTGGGATTTCCAGAGGGCCGGCGGGGCTGGGTAGCCTATCGATTATCTACGTGTCTCAGCTCTTGGATTTGACAAAGTCGAAAGTCGCAGTTCTGGGCGCTGGGGCAGTGGGCGCGGGGCTCGCCAAAGAGCTGGCGGAGCGGGGCGTGGCCAAGCTTTATATTTTAAACAGGACTTTAGAAAAGGCAGTTGAGATAGCTAATAAATTAGGCGCCGAGGCGAGGCCTTTGACGAGGGAAGAGGTTCAGAAGTGCCTCATGGAGTGCGACGTTGTCTTCTCCTCTGTCCACTCACTGGAGTACGTAATAGACAGAGTTCCAGACGGCGCAGTCGTAAAGATAATTGTCGACTTGGGAGTCCCCCAGACAGTGGCCCCGGGACTGCCGGTGAGGGTAGTACGGCTTTCCGACTTAAAACAGCTCGCGGAGAAGTACAGCGAAGCCCGTAAGCAAGAGGCCGCGAGGGCTGAGGCCATTGTAGAGGAGGAGCTCGCCAAACTCCCCCAAATACTGGCGAGGAGGTATATCGAAGAGGCTGTTTCCCACTTATTGGAAAAGGCCATGGAAGTTGCTGAGGAGGAGGGGAAAAGGGCCGGTTGCCCTACGGCTGTATTAGCGGCGAGAACCACTGTGAAGAGGACGTTGTTTCCCATAATTGAGGTTTTAAAAAAGATGGCTGAAGACGGGCGGCTAGAAGACGCGGTTAAAGTGGTGGAAATACTCCGGAGTCAAAAGCCATTACTCCGGCAGAGCGAAGAGTAG
- a CDS encoding formate--phosphoribosylaminoimidazolecarboxamide ligase family protein produces the protein MVSIAVLASHSALDVLDGAKEEGFRTIAVAKKGRERAYREFPVVDKLIVLDDYKDILKIVDELRREDAVFVPNRSFAVYVGYDAIERQFPVPIFGNRYLLKWEERVGPFNYYRLLDEAGIRRPRTFRLDEVDRPVIVKMPEAERRVERGFFIARDRDDLLKKAKRLSEAGIIRLEDLENASIEELVLGAHFNANYFYSAVRRRLELHSFDRRIQSDLDGVYRLPAREQLELDPEVRYVEVGHEPATIRESLLEKVFDIGYRFVDAAKRLVPPGVIGPFTLQFIVTPQLDLVVYDVAPRIGGGTNVYIGVGGQYSKLYWGRPISIGKRIAIEIKEAVERGMLSEITT, from the coding sequence ATGGTATCAATCGCTGTCCTGGCCTCTCACAGCGCGTTAGATGTACTCGACGGAGCAAAAGAGGAAGGGTTTAGGACAATAGCCGTGGCTAAAAAAGGGCGGGAGAGGGCCTATCGGGAATTTCCAGTTGTAGACAAGCTAATCGTTCTTGACGATTATAAAGATATTTTGAAAATTGTGGATGAACTGCGGAGGGAAGACGCTGTCTTTGTGCCAAACCGCTCTTTTGCAGTTTACGTGGGGTATGACGCTATTGAGAGGCAGTTCCCAGTGCCCATATTCGGAAACCGCTATCTCTTAAAGTGGGAGGAGAGGGTAGGGCCCTTCAACTACTACCGCCTCTTGGACGAGGCGGGCATTAGAAGGCCGCGCACATTCCGCCTAGACGAAGTTGACCGCCCGGTAATTGTAAAAATGCCGGAGGCAGAGCGGCGGGTGGAGAGGGGGTTTTTCATAGCCCGGGACAGAGACGACTTGTTAAAAAAGGCAAAGAGGCTTTCTGAAGCCGGCATTATTAGGCTGGAGGATTTAGAAAACGCCTCTATTGAAGAGCTAGTGCTGGGGGCCCACTTTAACGCCAACTACTTCTACTCAGCGGTGAGGCGCAGGCTTGAACTCCACAGTTTTGACAGGAGAATACAGAGCGATTTAGACGGCGTTTACAGACTGCCGGCGAGAGAGCAACTGGAACTAGATCCCGAAGTACGCTACGTTGAAGTGGGACACGAGCCGGCCACTATACGCGAATCCCTTTTGGAGAAAGTGTTTGACATAGGCTATCGGTTTGTTGACGCCGCTAAAAGGCTGGTTCCTCCCGGCGTCATCGGCCCCTTCACGCTTCAATTTATAGTGACGCCTCAATTGGATTTAGTGGTGTACGACGTGGCGCCTAGAATCGGAGGCGGGACAAATGTCTATATAGGCGTCGGGGGCCAGTACTCAAAACTGTACTGGGGCAGGCCGATATCAATTGGGAAGAGGATAGCTATTGAAATCAAAGAGGCCGTGGAGAGGGGGATGTTATCTGAAATCACCACTTAG
- a CDS encoding ferredoxin, translated as MIYVKVDRWLCTGCGLCQGAVFEIVEGLSAVKAQFRIDGRIDEGIVGDELLPNVQRAAKACPNGGIIWRRLSGDFR; from the coding sequence GTGATTTATGTAAAAGTGGATAGATGGCTCTGCACAGGCTGCGGGCTGTGCCAAGGGGCCGTTTTCGAAATTGTAGAAGGCCTATCGGCGGTAAAGGCCCAGTTTAGAATTGACGGGCGGATAGACGAGGGAATAGTCGGCGACGAGCTCCTACCCAACGTCCAGAGAGCGGCCAAGGCCTGTCCAAACGGCGGTATTATCTGGAGGAGGCTAAGTGGTGATTTCAGATAA